Within the Salvia hispanica cultivar TCC Black 2014 chromosome 4, UniMelb_Shisp_WGS_1.0, whole genome shotgun sequence genome, the region TGGAAGAGCATTCTGCGCTGCAAACATCATTTCTATTTGAATGTGAGTCTCTGAATATTTTTCTTGCAGTTGAACCTGTGGGGAACGTTAAGTGTTCTATACGCTCAGAACTTCCAAGTTCTTGGTCTGGTCTAACTCTCAAGGTGGACAAGTTTGAGTTACTTTCTGTATCTAATATTGGTGGAATAAACCATGCCAATTTCCTATGGGTGTCCCATGGTAAGGGCAGTTTGTGGGGTTCTACTGAAGGTCTTAATCGGGAGTTTCTTTTGATATCATGCAGTGATTCGACAATGGGCCGTGGTGATGGAGAAGGTTCAAACGTGTTATCCTCTAGGTATTCTGGTTCTGACATTATCAACTTTTCGGACCCAGAAAGCAACcatatttttacttcaattgcTATTAGATGTGCCACTATTGTTGCAATTGGGGGTCGCCTAGATTGGTTTAATACGATAATATCCTTTTTCATCCTACCATCTTCTGAATCTCAACAAGCAGATGATAATTGTCAGGAGAAGACTCGTGGATCTTCATTCATTCTTAATATGGTAGATATTGGCCTGAGTTATGAGCCATACATTGAAAAATTGACAGAAGATCAGGGTACAGACCTCAAATCTTCTGATTTCAAGGCCAACGAATATGGGGATGAGATGTATGTTGCTTGTCTTCTTGCTGCCTCTTCCTTGAAACTTTCAAATACGACTGTGTCTGATTCCGCAGAAAGGGACTACAAAATTAGACTCCAAGATCTAGGTTTCCTTATATGCATGGTACCTGAATATGGGTTAGGTGGCTGTACTAACAGTGTAGAGCAACTTAACAATCTTGGTTATGTGAAAGTTGCCCAAGAGGCAAATGTTGAAGCACTCTTTAGGACGAACTGTGAGAATGGCCATACATGGGAATTAGAATGTGCAGAGTCGCACATAATGTTAAGTACATGCCATGATACGACTTCTGGATTGATTAGATTGGCTGCTCAACTGCAAAAGCTTTTTGCTCCTGATATGCAAGATTATGTTGTGCACTTGGAGAATAGGTGGAATAATGTGCAGCAGGCTCATGAAGTCACTGATAAAATGGCATTTGGTGGTGAGTTCACTCCACTTCACCAATCAGAAGGTTCAAGTCAAGACAAGAAGTTCAAGATGGTCAATATAATGGATGAGATATGTGAAGATGTCTTTCAGCTGGATAGCAACTCTGCTGGCCAagctaaaaatttaaattctcaTCTTTGCTCTGTGCTTGATGATACTTCTCTTGTAGCCAGTGGGGCTTCGTCATCGGGAGAAAAGGCTCCTGAGTTTATAGAAGAATATTTCCTGTCAGATCTTCGCCCCCTTTCTGTACTTTCTTCAGGAAGTCAGTCATCTGAATTTTATGGTTTCAACAATGTTGTTGAAGATGATCTGAAAGGTAATGATGGATGGTATGGGAGCACCCCATTAAGAATACTAGAAAATCATGCTTCAAAAGTGGAGAAGCCTGATATGCGGAAACCTGTGGACTCTGAAATTTCTACAAATGATCATGAACATGTTAATGGTGTGATAGCTGAGGGTCGCATAGTTCTTAAGAACATAAATGTCAGTTGGAGAATGTACGCTGGTTCTGACTGGGCCAACTTTCACAGTACTTCTCCAACTTTTGCTAGTGCAAGGGATGTGACTACTTGTTTAGAACTTGCATTGTCTGGAATATGTATCGAGTATGATGTTTACCCTGATGGTGAAATATCCGCATCTACGCTTTCTCTCACCATCAGGGATTTCTGCCTCTATGACAGAAGTAATGATGCACCATGGAAGCTGGTACTGCTTAACTATCTTTGTGTCCACTTGTTGAATTTTGTAATGTTTCATTCTCTGATTAGTGCTGTTTTTGGTTAAGGTGCTTGGGAATTATCAGTCAAAAAAGCATCCAAGAAAGTCCTCTTCAAAAGCTGTGAAGCTGAATTTAGAAGCTGTTAGACCAGACCCTTCAATCCATATAGAAGAAAATCGGTGTGCTATTTGTTTTAGCTTCTCTATTTTAGCCATTTTTGGGCATTTGAAAAAACTGTGCTGTTGCTTTAAAACAtctgattaatttttatttcagttggATTTTTGGATGACATATTAAGAGCCCATTTAGTAAATATAGACAATGACTTGTTAGGGTGGCAATGTCATTGAGATATGGGTAACCAACAGTTCTTAGGGTTTTATATAgaagaatgaagaagaaagtgaaatgAGGACAACATGTTATCTTCCACCAATTTTAAGATATATTATTGGCTCCTTTTTTTGGGTGGGagttgggggggggggggactTGGCCCTTCCTCTCATTTATGACCTTTCTATAGCACAATTTTCCTAGAATTTAGGGATTTATTGTGACTTCACCATGTATGATTTTCGAGCTTTTCAGCCCATCAAGAACTTTTAATCATCTTGCCCATTCTTCCAATTCCTTGTTTCTATCATTTTCATAAGCATAGATTTGCCTGAAATTGAGATTGTAGTGAACTTTGGATTTCTTACTTAAATGGCCTCTACAAGATTTTGTACGGAATTAGCATCAGTAGGTTGACCGTTCCCTTCATTATAAGTATACGAAACTTTTGATTTTCTAATTCTTATTGCATTTCTTTTCCAGGTTACGCATTGCTTTCCTTCCTCTGCTTTTGCATCTTCATCAGCGCCAACTTGAATTTTTCATAAGCTTCTTTGGAGGAAAAAACTCACCTGCTGAATCCTCTTCTTGTACCCCTGCGGATAAAAGTAATTCGGGAGATTTAGTTGAGAAGAGTGACAACGTGGAGGGTCGTGGCATCAGTGAAGAGGCATTTCTTCCTTACTTCCAGGTAAGTTTGAGCCTAACTTTTAGATGGGCCTAACTTGAATCATGGTTTGTGTGATATGAAGACCATAAGTGTTTAAGACAGACACGTCTGTCTAGCATCCCCTTTGCCTGCAATGATGCTCGATTCCAAATacttcactttttttctttcttttcactGTTCCCTCCTTCATCTAGGCTGGATCTCTCATCTATATATGCTTTCTTACAGAAATTTGACATATGGCCTATGCTCGTTCGAGTTGATTACATTCCTAGCCATGTCGACTTAACAGCTCTAAGGGGCGGCAAGTATGTTGAACTTGTCAACCTCTTACCTTGGAAGGTGACttgttgttttattatttctttatctGTTTCTATTGACTTTTGCAGCCCAGCCAGGTTATATTATAATCATGTGAATTTCACatgataaagtaaataaacCTAATTAATGGGCACTGGCAGTGTAAACTGTAAACCCTGGATGGAGGAATTTTAATGGACTTGTTATTTGGTGAAAATATTCATATGCAAATTGATGCTTTTGTTACTTGATCCACTTACACAGATCTGTTATGGCCTGGTATGCGTATCTGCCTGATAGATATGCATCTTCGAATATATCAGCATGGCATTCTGCTTCTTATCAGAGAAGTTTAAAGATGCCTTATGTCGCGCCTTCCAggcttaaaaaataaagtccATGCTCAGTTGCTGTCCTAACAACCTGGTTTATCTTAGTAAAACAATTCGTTCTGTTGAGAATTTTCCTGGGTAACAATATGATCTGAATGCACCTGCTGCTTTTGGCTTTCTGGTGTTTCATCATGAATTTTCTACCACTCATGGTACTTTAGCTGCGTCATTCGTCATGTCGtaatgaaaaagttaatgtgCTTCCATCTGAATTAAAGCTTATAATGCAGGGGAGTTATTGCATGTCCATGTTACATACTACTAGTTTTGTATACTAATGACTTCTGATGCAGGCTGTGGAGTTACAACTCAAACATGTGCAAGGAATTGGCCTCTACGGCTGGAGCAGTGTTTGCGAAACAATATTGGGAGAGTGGCTGGAAGACATTTCTCAGAACCAGGTCAGTTAAATCTGACTTAATATTCACGAATTTTGATATTCATGAATGTATGAATTTTACTAAATTGCATGTTCTGTAGGTTCATAAACTGCTGAAAGGCCTTCCTCCCATTAAGTCACTGCTTGCTGTGAGCTCTGGAGCTGCAAAGTTGGTATCTCTGCCTGTGAAGAGCTATAAAACGGATCATAGGTTACTCAAAGGAATGCAAAGAGGTAAACTATCTTAATAGACATCTCTCATCTATTCATATGATGTGAGTTCTATAAAGTCACTGCTTGCTTTCTTGTTCTGCTGAAGATACAATTCTTTCTAGCAGGCAATGTTCTTCATTTTGTTGTCTGAATGAGGATATGATATTTAAGTGTGTAATGAATGGTTCTCATAGGCACTGTTGCATTCCTCAAAAGCATTTCGCTTGAAGCCATTGGTCTGGGAGTACATTTGGCTGGTGGAGCTCATAATATCCTTCTCCAAGCAGAGTATATTCTGGCGAATATTCCACCCTCTGTGCCATGGCCGCTCGAAAGCGAAGCAGGTAACAGTGTGAACTCAAATCAGCCAAATGATGCTCATCAAGGAATTCAACAGGTCAAGTATCCTATCAAACACTGGTTGATCATTATGgttcttttttactttgttttttaactatcaaatttttaattcctGATTGGTGACCATTCATTGGGAAAGAGAAGTGTTTTGGCGACTTCCCATCCATATTAGCTTGAAAAGAATAACTTCTATCATCTTTTTCCGCAACTTCTCTTTAGCCAGCATTATTCTACATTGTTGTTGCAAATAAGGACATAAATTTCTCTTGACAGGCCTACCAGAGTATTAGTGACGGCTTAGGAAGATCAGCCTCTGCCTTAGTACAAAGCCCCCTAAAAAAGTACCAGCGGGGTGCTAGTATGGGATCTACTTTGGCAACTGCTGTGCAATCTGCTCCAGCTGCTGCAATAGCTCCTGCTTCTGCTGCAGCACGCGCAGTTCACTGTGCTCTTCTTGGCTTCAGGAATAGGTTCTGCTACTTCATGTCGTactcttttatgttttatttccGTGCCTCACTACTCATCTTCAGCTTCCATGTTCATATGTTGCATATTGCTGCTCCTTGTTAGATTCATAACACTAGTAGTTTTTGTATTGCTTGGCAGCCTTGATCCGGAGCACAAAAAAGAGTCTCTGGAGAAATACTTGGGCAAAACCCCACCTCACGAATCTAAGCAGTAGGTGTTGCATAGAAGCACGCATTATGTCATCAGCAACACTGAAGATAATTTTATGGGTTTGCCCAATGTGGAAGCTgttgaaaaacaaaagttgATGGTGAAAATGCAAGGTTACAGATATCAGAGGTGGTCAGAAATTCAGCCTCCATCTGGTGTTGAGGTAAACTCCATTTGAAacatatgatatgatatgtttatgtgtgttttgctTGTGTAAACTGAACTAAGTTAAGAGGTTTGTCAAACTGGTCCATAGGAATTACGTCTTTTGTGCTCCAAATGATTCTATCGTTGCTCTCAAATTTAACGTTCCTTAGAGTTGCCTTTGCTAATTACCTCTGGATGAACTGAGAGTCGATAGTAAATTTCCTCTAACAATCTTGAGTTACTTTTCAGACTCACAGCACGGCATCTTATTGTTGTTTCTGACTTTTCACCAAAAGACATTCCTAGCACATAATTGCATTTACAATATCATTCTTGTAGGTGTGCTTGTAAATCTTGTTGCTTCATTGCAGGTTACCGGTGTGTATAGATCATTCACAATGGGTGACTCCATTGGAGGGGCGTTTTCTTTGGTCAGACTTGTGAGGAGAGATTGTGTaaaaaatttagtgtaaaATAGTGTAAATAAGTGATGATATTAAGTTTGGATACATCAATCCCCAACCTTTTAATTAGGGGTCATGGTTTGATTGACAGCTTCAAGTGtaattatgattttgtttGCTCTGATTCTTTTTGGATGTAAATATACAATGAATGTTGGAAGTGGGAAGTAATTcgttttctttgattttgtaatataTGCATTTATCTATTCAGCTTCACCAGTTATTCtcttaatagtagtaatatatagaCAAGAAATAACCAATCTTCTACTGGTAACTGTGAGGACCAATGGACTTGCTACCTTTGATCGTTACAAAGGGCGATGCTACTACATTGAACCTGTTCGTGCaggaataaaatcaatatactTACGCTTTAGAGTTCGGACCTTTTTGAAGAAGGATTTGTTATCAAGAATCTGAAGTAGTTTACAAATCAACTGACATGCATAACTAAGggaaaacaacaaacaaagcAGAGAAAACATTTGCAGTATTTCTTGAAAATACAACAATCACCTATGCTTCTTTTAGGCATGTATAAgaatcttttcttttcaagGCGCCTACATAATTTGTATGTAAATAATATCACTGCTAAGCCATAGCCCCACATCAAAGCAGATCACAAGGgcaaactaaataaaaatggaaataaattaagcacccaacacaaatttcaaatgACAAGTCAAGATCTGCCTTTGTATTTAGTTTCTCTTTACTTTGGATGCAGACGTCAGTATATATTCAAGGTCTTTTGTCAAAGTTTCTACATTTCCACAATTTCGttgaatatttgcatcttCCCCTCACCATCTCCGCGTTGTAAATCAAAGTTTGAAGCATCTATATGTAATGTCCGGGATCCACTCAAAAACTCGTACCGCCTACAACCAACCTCGAGACTTTGCACAGCTATCTACATGTGACGCCCTCATGAGCATGATCACATAAATAAGATGTCTCGGGATAGCAGAGGTCATTCGTGATTTCAGGACCTACAAATAACACTTCCCAGGTCAGTTATGTTTTCCAAAGATCTCAACCATTTTCCAACCATTTCCGAGCAAAAAAATACGAAGTTTGAACCTTTTTGAACCATTTCCGAGCAAAAAAGGGTTGCTGCTACAATCTGGAACAGGACTAGGGATTGAGTTTTCGCCTTTGAAGTTCTCTACTGGAGCAGCAATGACACGCTGATAAGGCACCCCGTACTTAGGCTTCCTCCCCCTCCTCTTCTTTGTCTTCACGAGATCTTCTCTCAAAAGTATGCCACAACAACACAATATATAAGGACCCGTTCGATAAAAATGATGCAACTGTGTGTGCCTGTGTGTGCAGTGCCTGTGTGTGCAGTGTTTGTGCACTACGTTTATGTAGTGCATGAATGTGCATAATCTTATAACTATTTCAAagtctaattatttaattttgatatggaatttaGACTGTGGAATTGTGATGAATTggaattgtaattcaattctATAATGCGTTGTAGAATAGTAGAAGAAAAGAGGTATCTAACCACTGCTGCTTCCTTCCATATCCATGAGACAGAGTGCTGCACTCAAAACATCCTCATCGACATGGTGTACTCTCACAATGTGTACCTTAAATTCGTGAGGCGCAGTCATATGGAAAAACAATATATCTCCTATCTTCAACTTGTGCGCTTCGGAAAAGCCCATCCATCCAGCGCTCAAGCCGAGGCTCTTGTAAATGTAAGTTGTCATGTACTCAGTTCCCAATTCATCCACCAACACAATCGATGTGTTATTTTTGGGCAAATATTTTCTGCAAAAATCTCTTGGTGGATGCTGTCgtaataagaaaaaatgttagGCCACCAATGCAATGTTTCCAACATGTTACATAAAcaggatggagtaatatttaccAGCCAAAATCCGCCTTTAACATTTGATTTGAGCATATGCTTCACAAAATGAGGCAGTTCGTTTTCCAAACGTTCATGTACTCTTTCTGCTCGCTCCACTACGGAATACTGAGTTTCGAGGTCATCATATAGGTCGCCAAACGTGCTCCTCTTTTTTGCAATGCTGCTTTACATTCACAGTACACAAATCAGCATTTCTTTCACTTTCA harbors:
- the LOC125224522 gene encoding autophagy-related protein 2 isoform X1; this translates as MFSWSFSKSAEAMFSRWAVKRVCKFLLKKKLGKFILGDIDLDHLDVQLGAGTIQLSDLALNVDYINDKFGTAAVVVKEGSVGSLTVTMPWKEGGCRVEVDELEVVIAPRHTKATQDEFETCSHSKSGNDSSSHGLRKQDNETHNNAVGSASVEVHEGVKTIAKMVKWLLTSFHVKIKKLIVAFDPLLEDGNGKLLDRILVLRISELQCGTHISEDSSTNFTKARNVLGISRLTNFLEFQGAVLELLPVDGLDHESSPQFLVDSIIGNWYSGHCTPGNTTTIISGEMGGFCGSLKLSLPWKNGSLDIRKVDANLHIEPLELRLEPSSIRSFIFMWNLLKGIGEEREDPGPGELSDNLSSSSSAMHPCGKGLLGNEVLVANLTEKENLLSDSHLISDWVSKRQKDPNEEEPDFGASVDQFFECIDGLRNSHSALGNSGMWNWTCSVFSAITAASNLASGSLHVPPEQQLVETNFSASVEKVSLLLSFIDEDEKQSPKMNADMVNTANHHHHHHHHLCAQFVDLDLVLQVHPREMNFELTVQRIQLVDHFSSMNGLVDYKTHGQHENFDSETSLIQKMQEGVQSAIRTVRESTKDVEVSLSMQDGIGCRHMKKGKDICRDYANVTLLRTSGVSSCHVSVNLASSGSSSMGPTSFTLKLPPFVCWMNFDLITTVVEFLREMSNCVGTTNLGNGFTPEPESKEYGFSHPRSTNVSTRKFLEGNIFLPNARIILCIPLKNREYYSSYSSCNQFIAFDLVSPTMRGRDDRSTRLTPVASLDKRPTMTTSCSLNLNMGDFYLFYISSAYMKKFDESETYERLEAGFSAEKIFSVVNGTGHLSVISMFWQEGPVTGPWIAKKAKLLASSEYGKRQDKVVGKDSDFASVTTVRDSNGFDTHTRQEMLASSAFFLHGKLPTATIHLDERKYENISGLLNQIADHFAFVTTESVSNMEEHSALQTSFLFECESLNIFLAVEPVGNVKCSIRSELPSSWSGLTLKVDKFELLSVSNIGGINHANFLWVSHGKGSLWGSTEGLNREFLLISCSDSTMGRGDGEGSNVLSSRYSGSDIINFSDPESNHIFTSIAIRCATIVAIGGRLDWFNTIISFFILPSSESQQADDNCQEKTRGSSFILNMVDIGLSYEPYIEKLTEDQGTDLKSSDFKANEYGDEMYVACLLAASSLKLSNTTVSDSAERDYKIRLQDLGFLICMVPEYGLGGCTNSVEQLNNLGYVKVAQEANVEALFRTNCENGHTWELECAESHIMLSTCHDTTSGLIRLAAQLQKLFAPDMQDYVVHLENRWNNVQQAHEVTDKMAFGGEFTPLHQSEGSSQDKKFKMVNIMDEICEDVFQLDSNSAGQAKNLNSHLCSVLDDTSLVASGASSSGEKAPEFIEEYFLSDLRPLSVLSSGSQSSEFYGFNNVVEDDLKGNDGWYGSTPLRILENHASKVEKPDMRKPVDSEISTNDHEHVNGVIAEGRIVLKNINVSWRMYAGSDWANFHSTSPTFASARDVTTCLELALSGICIEYDVYPDGEISASTLSLTIRDFCLYDRSNDAPWKLVLGNYQSKKHPRKSSSKAVKLNLEAVRPDPSIHIEENRLRIAFLPLLLHLHQRQLEFFISFFGGKNSPAESSSCTPADKSNSGDLVEKSDNVEGRGISEEAFLPYFQKFDIWPMLVRVDYIPSHVDLTALRGGKYVELVNLLPWKAVELQLKHVQGIGLYGWSSVCETILGEWLEDISQNQVHKLLKGLPPIKSLLAVSSGAAKLVSLPVKSYKTDHRLLKGMQRGTVAFLKSISLEAIGLGVHLAGGAHNILLQAEYILANIPPSVPWPLESEAGNSVNSNQPNDAHQGIQQAYQSISDGLGRSASALVQSPLKKYQRGASMGSTLATAVQSAPAAAIAPASAAARAVHCALLGFRNSLDPEHKKESLEKYLGKTPPHESKQ
- the LOC125218117 gene encoding B3 domain-containing protein Os06g0194400-like, whose protein sequence is MLKSNVKGGFWLHPPRDFCRKYLPKNNTSIVLVDELGTEYMTTYIYKSLGLSAGWMGFSEAHKLKIGDILFFHMTAPHEFKVHIVRVHHVDEDVLSAALCLMDMEGSSSDLVKTKKRRGRKPKYGVPYQRVIAAPVENFKGENSIPSPVPDCSSNPFLLGNGSKRS